The proteins below are encoded in one region of Desulfuromonadaceae bacterium:
- a CDS encoding RluA family pseudouridine synthase, which yields MADHRALVFPPGQPPERIDRFLARTLPELSRSQLKKLIDDGQVIIDGSTIKAGTKLKGGETLSVTLPEPVPTQTLPQAIPLTILYEDPVLIVIDKPAGLVVHPAAGHGDGTLVNALLHHCDDLSGVGGELRPGIVHRLDKDTSGVLVAAKNDAAHQSLAQQFSEHRVNRRYQALIHGILPTPRGTIDQPIGRHPTQRKKMSGKGRGGRRAVTHWKVLRSYEDDRLSLVELRLETGRTHQIRVHLAEYNHPLVGDQTYGRDPRKCVKDEHLCALIRALGRQALHARLLGFSHPLTGEYCEFTSPLPTDMARLVDYLDEKYGTAEPVSPCPDEKE from the coding sequence ATGGCTGACCACAGGGCACTGGTCTTTCCTCCCGGACAGCCCCCCGAACGGATTGACCGGTTTTTGGCCAGGACGTTGCCGGAGCTGTCACGTTCGCAATTGAAAAAGCTGATCGACGATGGCCAGGTCATTATTGACGGCAGTACCATTAAAGCGGGAACGAAGCTGAAGGGTGGTGAAACCCTGTCGGTGACACTCCCGGAGCCGGTCCCGACGCAGACCCTTCCCCAGGCAATTCCCCTTACCATCCTCTACGAAGATCCGGTTCTGATTGTCATCGACAAACCGGCCGGGCTGGTTGTTCATCCCGCCGCCGGGCATGGCGATGGCACGCTGGTGAATGCATTGTTGCATCATTGCGACGATCTGTCCGGAGTCGGAGGGGAGTTACGTCCAGGGATTGTGCATCGGTTGGACAAGGACACCTCCGGGGTGCTGGTCGCAGCGAAAAATGATGCGGCGCATCAGTCCCTGGCGCAGCAATTCAGTGAACATCGTGTTAACCGCCGCTATCAGGCGTTGATTCACGGGATATTACCGACCCCGCGCGGCACGATTGATCAGCCGATTGGTCGCCACCCAACGCAACGCAAAAAGATGAGTGGCAAGGGGCGCGGGGGGCGTCGGGCAGTCACTCACTGGAAAGTTTTACGCAGCTACGAGGATGACCGTTTGAGCCTGGTGGAATTGCGCCTCGAAACCGGGCGGACCCATCAGATCCGGGTCCATCTTGCTGAGTACAACCATCCCCTGGTAGGGGATCAGACCTATGGCAGAGATCCGCGCAAGTGCGTCAAGGATGAGCATTTGTGTGCGTTGATCCGTGCTTTGGGGCGTCAGGCGCTGCACGCCCGGCTGCTCGGCTTTAGTCATCCGCTAACCGGTGAATATTGCGAATTCACAAGTCCTCTGCCGACCGATATGGCCCGCTTGGTGGATTATCTCGATGAAAAATACGGTACTGCGGAGCCCGTTTCGCCATGCCCGGACGAGAAGGAATGA
- the pgeF gene encoding peptidoglycan editing factor PgeF, which yields MKFAHEGKIGYLQPTWAEHCGVRAGFTGRNGGVSRAPFNSLNLGYNTDDLAVNVEGNRSTLTRAFGLRPHQLLTVNQVHGSDVLLVNEPNPDLSYFLSVACDAVVTDQPKIMVGILTADCYPVLLVDSQRKVAGVVHVGWRGAAYSLIEKTVQVMHAEYGCRPEQLLAAVGPGIGAHAYQVDRPVRDAFRHGAGRWDEISVEVALGKWHLDLRRCCELQLNAAGLLAHKIEIARECTCCHRETLFSHRRDKGQTGRQLGFVLID from the coding sequence ATGAAATTTGCACACGAGGGTAAAATTGGTTATCTGCAACCGACCTGGGCGGAACATTGCGGCGTTCGCGCCGGGTTTACCGGGAGGAATGGTGGCGTCAGTCGGGCACCGTTCAACTCGCTGAATCTGGGGTACAATACCGACGATCTGGCGGTCAATGTCGAGGGGAATCGTTCGACCCTGACCCGCGCCTTCGGGTTGCGCCCGCACCAGTTACTGACAGTTAATCAGGTCCATGGCAGCGATGTCCTGCTGGTCAATGAACCGAACCCCGACCTGTCATACTTTCTGAGTGTCGCATGCGATGCTGTGGTTACCGATCAACCGAAAATCATGGTCGGTATTCTGACCGCCGACTGCTACCCGGTGCTGCTGGTCGATTCGCAACGCAAGGTTGCGGGCGTCGTTCATGTTGGCTGGCGTGGCGCGGCGTACAGCCTGATCGAGAAAACCGTTCAGGTCATGCATGCCGAATATGGCTGTCGACCGGAACAGTTACTGGCGGCGGTCGGTCCCGGTATCGGCGCGCATGCCTACCAGGTCGATCGTCCGGTGCGCGATGCTTTCCGCCATGGAGCGGGGCGCTGGGACGAAATTTCCGTTGAGGTCGCGTTGGGGAAATGGCACCTCGACCTGCGCCGTTGTTGCGAACTGCAACTCAATGCAGCGGGACTGTTGGCGCACAAGATCGAGATCGCCAGGGAGTGTACCTGTTGTCACCGCGAGACGTTGTTCTCCCATCGGCGGGATAAAGGGCAGACCGGTCGCCAGCTTGGGTTTGTATTGATCGATTGA
- a CDS encoding TonB-dependent receptor, with translation MTVVLPRESHFALLLFGVVLSIVSLGGGVARAAEHDRLVPESEISALALQQLMSLEVTSASKKERKLAEVSAAVFVITREDIRRSGVTSIPEALRMAPGLLVSRVDSNKWAISSRSFNSLYANKLLVLIDGRSVFNTLYSAVLWTSQDTLLEDVDRIEVIRGPAAALWGSHAVNGVINIVTRSAQLTPGVLMSAGAGSEERGFVNWRIGENSSADRAWRIFGKHFLRDNYRTVADSDSHDEWSMQRTGFRYDQRIDDQSVTLQGDLFKGRAGIVGESTPPAIVTDNTLIAGGNLLLHWQRKDLAGHATKLRLYYDYESRKDFLLEESRGVYDLDFQHDFSLGANTILWGGGYRSTSSHAHGSPKYSLSSVDRRENVYNVFAQHELSLLDRRFLATLGVKLEHNPYTHWEAQPNLRLLMVPNERHSLWGAVSRVARTPGRLERESRLAVNGLGILYGNPDFDAEQVTAYELGYRSSPTEDFSFDTALFYNKYSHLRSFEVVGGTAPTLVGSIENNVSGETCGAELAVNWRLSARLKTFFSATYIHVDFKHRDPNASALVRSFAQDEEEKTPSYHAYLRIDYDPTEHTETGLTLRYASHMGRDDIPAYLDLDLRLAWKLQRNLTLELVGQNLLDARRQEFPRETLFSVYPAEVERGGYLKLTCLW, from the coding sequence ATGACCGTTGTCTTACCAAGGGAAAGCCATTTCGCTCTGCTGCTTTTTGGCGTTGTCCTGAGCATCGTTTCACTTGGCGGGGGCGTGGCACGTGCCGCTGAACACGACCGCTTGGTACCGGAAAGCGAGATTTCCGCACTCGCTCTGCAGCAATTGATGTCGCTGGAGGTCACGTCAGCGTCCAAAAAAGAGCGCAAGCTGGCGGAGGTTTCGGCGGCCGTTTTTGTCATCACTCGCGAGGATATTCGCCGTTCCGGGGTAACCAGTATTCCCGAGGCGCTGCGCATGGCGCCGGGGCTGCTGGTTTCCCGTGTTGACAGCAATAAATGGGCGATCAGTTCACGCAGCTTCAACAGCCTTTATGCAAACAAGTTACTGGTCCTGATCGATGGACGCAGTGTTTTTAATACCCTTTATTCCGCCGTGTTGTGGACCAGTCAGGATACGTTGCTGGAAGATGTCGACCGGATTGAAGTTATTCGCGGGCCGGCGGCGGCACTGTGGGGCTCCCATGCGGTAAACGGGGTGATCAACATTGTTACCCGCAGCGCCCAACTCACTCCGGGGGTGCTGATGTCAGCGGGGGCGGGGAGCGAAGAACGTGGTTTTGTCAATTGGCGCATCGGGGAAAATTCCTCTGCTGATCGGGCCTGGCGGATCTTCGGCAAGCATTTTTTACGCGATAATTATCGGACCGTGGCGGACAGTGACAGCCATGACGAATGGTCCATGCAGCGTACCGGGTTTCGCTATGATCAGCGGATTGATGATCAGTCGGTTACGCTGCAAGGTGATTTGTTCAAAGGCCGGGCCGGGATCGTTGGTGAGAGTACGCCCCCGGCAATCGTCACCGATAATACTCTGATCGCCGGGGGGAATCTGCTGCTGCACTGGCAGCGCAAAGATCTTGCCGGACATGCCACCAAGTTAAGACTCTATTACGACTACGAAAGTCGGAAAGATTTTTTGCTGGAGGAATCCCGCGGCGTTTATGATCTTGATTTTCAGCATGACTTTTCTCTGGGAGCCAATACCATTCTGTGGGGGGGGGGATATCGGAGCACCAGCAGCCATGCGCATGGCTCGCCAAAATATTCCTTGAGTTCGGTAGACCGACGCGAAAACGTTTATAACGTTTTTGCCCAACATGAGTTGTCATTGCTGGATCGCCGGTTTTTGGCGACTCTCGGCGTGAAGCTGGAACATAATCCCTATACCCATTGGGAGGCACAGCCGAATCTGCGTCTGCTGATGGTACCGAACGAGCGTCATTCGTTATGGGGCGCTGTTTCCCGTGTGGCCCGAACCCCCGGTCGCCTCGAACGTGAGAGCCGACTCGCCGTGAATGGCCTGGGGATTCTTTACGGCAACCCGGACTTTGACGCGGAGCAAGTGACTGCTTACGAACTGGGATACCGCAGCTCCCCGACCGAGGATTTCAGTTTCGATACCGCGCTTTTTTACAATAAATACAGTCACCTGCGCAGCTTTGAAGTCGTCGGGGGAACTGCGCCGACATTGGTCGGAAGCATTGAAAATAACGTCAGCGGGGAAACCTGCGGGGCCGAACTGGCGGTTAACTGGAGACTGTCCGCTCGTTTGAAAACTTTTTTTTCCGCCACCTATATTCACGTTGATTTCAAACATCGTGACCCCAATGCCAGTGCTCTGGTGCGCAGTTTTGCACAAGACGAAGAAGAAAAAACTCCCTCGTATCATGCCTATCTGCGCATCGACTATGACCCGACGGAACACACCGAGACCGGTTTAACCCTGCGTTATGCCAGCCATATGGGCCGCGACGATATTCCGGCATATTTGGATCTGGATTTACGTTTGGCGTGGAAGTTACAGCGCAACCTGACGCTTGAACTGGTCGGCCAGAATCTGCTTGATGCGCGGCGTCAGGAGTTTCCGCGAGAGACACTCTTCAGTGTTTACCCTGCGGAGGTTGAACGGGGTGGGTATCTCAAGCTGACCTGCCTCTGGTAA
- a CDS encoding YfiR family protein, whose translation MGPRFFLFSLLIILLFLPAGALGRDLSYRFPTDQVTAAYLYNFALFSHWPKSALDQREFFVIATLDKDFADIAAATLTGRYVADRPVKVQLLHNLDEGDAAPHIVFFGEGESPSPPLLTRISRLPILTVGRAPDFTAAGGMIRLFTVERRLHFVINLVAAKKAGITISSEVLRLADEVEGKVPVRGIE comes from the coding sequence ATGGGACCACGTTTTTTTCTTTTTTCACTGCTGATTATCCTGCTGTTCCTCCCCGCAGGAGCGTTGGGGCGTGACTTGTCCTACCGTTTTCCGACGGATCAGGTGACGGCAGCCTACCTGTATAATTTCGCCCTTTTCTCCCACTGGCCAAAGTCTGCTCTGGACCAGCGGGAGTTTTTTGTCATTGCCACCCTTGATAAAGATTTTGCTGACATTGCCGCCGCGACGCTCACCGGGCGGTATGTCGCTGACCGTCCGGTTAAAGTACAACTACTGCACAATCTTGACGAAGGTGATGCCGCGCCGCACATTGTGTTTTTTGGGGAAGGCGAAAGCCCTTCCCCCCCCTTGCTGACGCGAATCTCCCGGTTGCCGATACTCACGGTTGGCCGGGCACCCGATTTTACCGCGGCAGGGGGCATGATCAGGCTCTTTACGGTTGAGCGGCGCCTGCACTTTGTGATCAACCTCGTTGCAGCGAAAAAAGCCGGTATAACGATCAGTTCCGAGGTGTTGCGGTTGGCCGATGAGGTTGAAGGCAAGGTTCCGGTGAGGGGGATAGAATGA
- a CDS encoding response regulator yields MSKGRILVVEDERIVAMDICETLENYGFSVTGCVTSGEEAIRVATREKPDLVLMDIRLGGKIDGLEAAREIQRQKWTPIVFLTAFGEQELVDQAIGIDAFGYILKPFEEKRLCVAIDLAMNRGQVERRLRQTIAGGDRAAAPLDANAPFIFKTFGGLQLLVDKRVVLRSEQLSKTQRALFGLLLSASLRQLPVETVAAALWPDSPAPKARSSFDSLILRTRRVVEAVLPKGRVDDLIVVKHSILMLPDCQSDLSQFTQLCKTAAVHLKQRHLNAAEGSLLAAIELAKEPFLPVLPDFAPVVAQRREVQTLLNNCCLQLSAIYSARRDVSAAIKVVEEVILREPLNDVALRRLVRLYQDSNAALPLRSALDSYRDALLAGGHPQGDVERLVAALYEDCSLDV; encoded by the coding sequence ATGAGTAAGGGGCGCATTCTGGTTGTTGAAGATGAGCGTATCGTGGCGATGGATATTTGTGAAACCCTCGAAAATTATGGTTTTTCGGTGACCGGTTGCGTGACCTCCGGAGAAGAGGCGATTCGGGTCGCCACGCGCGAGAAGCCTGACCTGGTGTTGATGGATATTCGCCTGGGCGGAAAGATTGACGGCCTGGAAGCAGCGCGTGAGATTCAGCGTCAGAAGTGGACACCGATCGTATTTTTAACCGCATTTGGTGAGCAGGAATTGGTTGATCAGGCCATCGGCATTGATGCTTTCGGTTATATTCTCAAACCATTTGAGGAAAAAAGGCTCTGTGTTGCCATCGACCTGGCAATGAACCGGGGCCAGGTTGAACGCCGACTGCGGCAGACCATTGCCGGGGGGGATCGCGCCGCCGCTCCGCTTGACGCCAACGCCCCCTTCATTTTCAAGACCTTCGGCGGCTTGCAACTGTTGGTCGATAAGCGGGTGGTTTTGCGCAGTGAGCAACTGAGTAAGACCCAACGCGCACTTTTCGGATTATTGCTGAGCGCGTCCCTCAGGCAATTGCCGGTCGAGACCGTGGCCGCGGCTCTCTGGCCGGACAGCCCGGCACCGAAAGCGCGATCAAGTTTCGATTCGCTTATCTTGCGCACCCGCAGAGTGGTTGAAGCCGTCTTGCCCAAGGGGCGGGTCGATGATCTGATCGTGGTCAAGCACAGCATCCTGATGCTGCCCGACTGTCAGAGTGATCTGTCGCAATTTACACAGTTGTGCAAAACAGCTGCGGTGCACCTTAAACAACGCCACCTGAATGCCGCCGAGGGTTCGCTGCTGGCAGCGATCGAGCTGGCCAAAGAACCGTTCCTCCCGGTATTACCTGACTTTGCACCAGTGGTTGCGCAACGCCGGGAAGTGCAAACCCTGCTCAATAATTGTTGTTTGCAACTCAGCGCTATTTATTCCGCGCGGCGTGACGTTAGCGCAGCGATCAAGGTTGTCGAGGAGGTTATACTCAGGGAGCCACTGAATGATGTGGCGCTCAGGCGACTGGTGCGTTTGTATCAGGACAGTAACGCAGCATTACCGCTACGCAGTGCCCTCGATAGTTACCGGGACGCTTTGCTGGCCGGCGGGCACCCCCAGGGGGATGTCGAGCGCCTGGTTGCGGCTCTTTACGAAGACTGTTCGCTGGATGTGTAG
- a CDS encoding TrkH family potassium uptake protein, translated as MNILLTGRILGALLLFLATALLIPVPFSLWYDDGAALALLAAATTSLAAGAVLFLNCRSNKELSLREGFAIVSFGWLFYALFGALPYVISGAIPSYLDAVFETMSGFTTTGSTILVNIERLPESLLFWRALTHWLGGMGIIVLSLAILPMLGVGGMQLFKAEVPGPTTDRLKPRIQDTAKLLWGVYVLLTAAETLLLMYGGMNFFEAICHSFATLATGGFSTRNASVAAFDSPFIEWVIIVFMFLAGINFSLHYHALRGRFQEYRRNEEFLTYVGITLVVTIVLTFLTFDTGHGALATSLRDSAFQTVSILTTTGFGTADYELWPVLAQYLLVFLMFVGGCAGSTGGGMKVARILLLFKHAQVSVFRLIHPRAVRLAKLGGTPVDREVMQSILGFFALFMGIFVAASFMLAATGLDLVSAAAAVIATLSNIGPGLGSVGPTDNFAHVSDPGKGILIFCMLAGRLELFTVLVLFFPSFWRK; from the coding sequence ATGAATATTCTGCTGACCGGACGCATTCTTGGGGCACTGCTCCTCTTTCTGGCGACGGCGCTCCTCATCCCGGTCCCCTTTTCGCTCTGGTATGATGACGGTGCGGCACTTGCGCTACTCGCTGCGGCGACAACCTCCCTGGCGGCAGGGGCCGTACTGTTCCTTAACTGTCGCAGCAATAAAGAACTTTCATTACGTGAAGGTTTTGCCATTGTTTCTTTCGGCTGGCTGTTCTACGCCCTCTTCGGGGCTTTGCCATACGTCATCAGTGGCGCGATCCCTTCGTACCTTGATGCGGTCTTTGAAACGATGAGCGGCTTTACAACCACCGGTTCGACGATTCTGGTCAACATCGAAAGGTTGCCCGAGAGCCTGCTGTTTTGGCGTGCCCTGACCCATTGGCTCGGCGGGATGGGGATCATCGTTCTGTCATTGGCGATCCTGCCGATGCTCGGGGTCGGCGGGATGCAACTGTTCAAAGCCGAGGTGCCGGGGCCGACCACCGACCGCCTGAAACCCCGCATTCAGGATACCGCGAAACTCCTCTGGGGGGTCTACGTGCTGTTGACAGCAGCGGAAACGCTGCTGTTGATGTACGGCGGCATGAACTTTTTTGAGGCGATCTGTCACTCCTTTGCGACCCTGGCAACCGGGGGATTTTCAACACGTAATGCTTCTGTTGCGGCGTTTGACAGTCCCTTCATCGAATGGGTGATTATCGTCTTCATGTTTCTGGCGGGGATTAACTTTTCACTGCACTATCACGCCTTGCGCGGGCGATTTCAGGAATATCGGCGCAACGAGGAATTCCTTACCTACGTCGGTATCACGCTGGTTGTAACAATTGTGCTGACTTTTTTGACTTTCGACACGGGGCATGGCGCGCTCGCCACGAGTCTGCGCGACAGCGCATTTCAAACCGTTTCGATTCTGACCACGACCGGGTTCGGCACCGCAGACTACGAGCTCTGGCCGGTGCTGGCTCAATATCTGCTGGTATTTCTGATGTTTGTCGGTGGCTGCGCCGGATCGACCGGGGGGGGGATGAAAGTTGCGCGCATTTTACTCCTGTTCAAACATGCCCAGGTGTCGGTCTTTCGGCTGATCCACCCCCGGGCGGTGCGGCTGGCAAAACTCGGGGGCACCCCGGTTGATCGCGAGGTCATGCAATCAATCCTCGGGTTCTTTGCACTTTTTATGGGGATCTTTGTTGCCGCATCGTTCATGCTTGCCGCGACGGGGCTGGATCTGGTTTCGGCCGCGGCAGCGGTCATCGCCACCCTCAGCAATATTGGCCCAGGACTCGGCAGTGTCGGGCCCACCGATAATTTTGCCCATGTTTCCGATCCGGGCAAGGGCATCCTGATTTTCTGCATGCTCGCCGGTCGCTTGGAACTCTTTACCGTTCTGGTTCTCTTCTTCCCCAGCTTCTGGCGCAAATAA
- the trkA gene encoding Trk system potassium transporter TrkA, producing the protein MKILIVGAGQVGYFLCERLAAENHEVTLVDSNEDQLLRARDRLNLLGILGNGASAESLEQAGIKTTDIFIAVTDLDEVNILACLIAREYHVKTLVARVKSIEYSSHGAILSKEKLGISLLINPEDAVADEIAKIACRHGAFDVAEFVDGQIQFLGYRINEDSPLCDLTLKELGDIRRMYRFVIAAITRQGQTIIPRGDDIIYSGDSIFVFAHHKDLPAIQYLLKLEGVSHSRSQRAFILGGGRIGLRIAEQLEKQKFNTRLIDRDMKRCETLSAKLKNTLVIHAEGSDIHTLQDEGIEGADVFIAATENDESNILCSLLAKQHGAKRIMTLINQPELFSLASTLGIDVCVSPRIAAAGAILKYVRRGDIVSVATIEGSNSEILELEVKADCAIVNLPLKDLSFPRGAVIGAIVRGKEYEIPTGESILTAGDRVVVFALPGAFAKVEGFFS; encoded by the coding sequence ATGAAAATTCTGATTGTTGGTGCCGGCCAGGTCGGTTATTTTTTGTGCGAACGGCTGGCCGCGGAAAATCATGAAGTCACCCTGGTGGACAGCAATGAAGACCAATTGCTCCGCGCCAGGGACCGTCTGAATTTACTCGGCATCCTCGGCAACGGTGCCAGTGCAGAGAGTCTGGAACAAGCCGGGATCAAGACCACGGATATTTTTATTGCTGTCACTGACCTTGATGAAGTCAATATCCTTGCCTGCCTCATCGCCCGTGAATATCACGTTAAAACGTTAGTCGCCCGCGTCAAAAGTATCGAATATTCCAGCCATGGTGCGATCCTTTCCAAAGAAAAACTCGGCATCAGCCTGTTGATCAACCCGGAGGATGCTGTCGCTGATGAAATTGCCAAAATCGCCTGTCGCCACGGGGCCTTCGATGTCGCTGAATTCGTCGACGGGCAGATTCAGTTTCTCGGCTATCGTATCAATGAGGACAGCCCACTCTGTGATCTGACCTTGAAAGAGCTGGGCGATATCCGCAGGATGTACCGTTTTGTCATTGCCGCGATCACACGTCAAGGACAAACAATTATCCCCCGCGGCGACGATATCATCTACTCCGGCGACAGCATTTTTGTCTTCGCTCACCATAAGGACCTGCCTGCAATCCAGTATTTGCTCAAGCTGGAGGGCGTGTCGCATAGTCGCTCACAACGTGCCTTCATCCTCGGTGGTGGACGGATCGGCCTGCGCATAGCCGAACAGCTGGAAAAACAAAAGTTCAATACCCGGCTGATCGACCGTGATATGAAACGCTGCGAGACCCTTTCCGCCAAATTGAAAAACACCCTGGTCATCCACGCCGAAGGGAGCGATATCCACACCTTGCAAGACGAAGGGATCGAAGGTGCAGATGTTTTTATCGCCGCAACCGAGAATGATGAAAGTAACATTCTCTGCTCGCTGCTCGCCAAACAGCATGGCGCGAAACGCATCATGACGCTGATCAACCAGCCGGAACTGTTCAGCCTGGCGTCGACACTGGGGATTGATGTTTGTGTTTCGCCACGGATCGCCGCGGCAGGAGCGATTCTTAAATATGTGCGCCGTGGCGACATTGTTTCTGTCGCCACAATCGAAGGGAGCAATTCCGAAATTCTCGAACTTGAGGTCAAGGCAGATTGTGCGATTGTCAATTTGCCCCTCAAGGATTTGAGCTTCCCCCGTGGCGCGGTGATTGGGGCGATCGTACGTGGCAAGGAGTACGAAATCCCCACCGGTGAAAGTATCCTGACTGCCGGAGATCGGGTCGTGGTTTTCGCTCTACCGGGTGCATTTGCCAAGGTGGAAGGATTTTTCAGCTAA
- a CDS encoding HNH endonuclease produces the protein MLIEPSDEDIRRERNKARELRKTRWWQNRIAAGRCHYCNAQVAPKELTLDHVVPLIRGGRSTRGNCVAACKACNSKKQSLLPLEWEEYLESFRE, from the coding sequence ATGTTGATTGAACCGAGTGACGAAGATATCCGCCGCGAACGCAACAAGGCGCGTGAGCTGCGTAAAACCCGATGGTGGCAAAACCGGATCGCCGCTGGCCGTTGTCATTACTGCAACGCGCAGGTCGCCCCGAAGGAGCTGACCCTCGACCATGTGGTGCCGCTGATTCGCGGCGGGCGCAGCACCAGGGGAAATTGTGTGGCGGCGTGCAAGGCGTGCAATTCCAAAAAACAGAGTCTGCTACCGCTGGAGTGGGAGGAGTATCTGGAGTCTTTCCGAGAATAA
- a CDS encoding transposase, translating into MARQLRIEYPGAVYHVTSRGNARNAIYADDVDREKFLKVLHSVVTRYRWFCHAYCLMDNHYHLLIETPNANLSQGMRQLNGVYTQRYNKRHGLVGHLLQGRFKAIVVEKESYLLQLCRYIVQNPVAADIASTPGEWLWSSFQATCGLAPAPEWLSVDWVLSQFSENIDEARDRYREFVGARITDCSPWDALIGRVFLGKEGFTEKLGPRLADQEQLVEVPKEERFAARPSLSNLMTMSPLVSRSERDAKAFRAYRDFGYTLKEIADFLGVHYATVSRAIKKVETDLHDCKT; encoded by the coding sequence ATGGCCCGACAATTACGTATTGAATATCCAGGCGCAGTTTATCATGTGACTTCCCGTGGCAATGCTCGGAATGCCATTTATGCCGACGATGTTGACCGGGAAAAATTTCTAAAGGTACTGCATTCCGTTGTCACCCGCTACCGCTGGTTTTGCCATGCCTACTGCCTGATGGACAACCACTATCATCTGCTGATCGAAACCCCGAATGCCAACCTGTCGCAGGGAATGCGCCAACTCAATGGCGTTTATACCCAGAGATACAACAAACGGCACGGTTTGGTCGGTCATCTTTTGCAGGGGCGCTTTAAAGCGATAGTGGTCGAAAAGGAGAGTTATCTACTCCAGCTCTGTCGATACATTGTCCAGAATCCGGTGGCAGCAGATATCGCTTCGACGCCTGGGGAATGGCTGTGGAGCAGTTTCCAGGCGACCTGCGGACTTGCCCCCGCACCGGAATGGTTGAGCGTTGATTGGGTTCTCAGCCAGTTCAGCGAAAATATCGATGAGGCGCGGGATCGGTACCGGGAGTTCGTCGGCGCGAGGATAACGGACTGTAGCCCATGGGATGCGTTGATCGGTCGCGTTTTTCTGGGCAAGGAAGGATTCACCGAAAAGCTTGGACCACGACTCGCCGACCAGGAACAACTGGTGGAGGTTCCGAAAGAAGAACGCTTCGCCGCGAGGCCATCCCTGAGCAATCTCATGACAATGTCCCCACTGGTGAGCAGATCGGAACGGGATGCAAAAGCCTTCCGGGCCTACCGTGATTTTGGTTATACCCTGAAAGAGATTGCAGATTTTCTGGGCGTGCATTACGCGACGGTGAGCCGGGCGATAAAAAAAGTTGAGACCGATTTGCACGATTGCAAGACTTGA
- a CDS encoding type II toxin-antitoxin system MqsA family antitoxin, which translates to MKEICPSCEGRVAQVNVEKQTQVKGVDVTYTARLHQCCDCGLELADTEETATMQERLADAYRHAVGLLSSEEIRQLRQKQGFSQQALAEALEVGVASIKRWETGVVQSKSMDNLLRTLLQDHPCNEHTGNRDFSIPRIRLVLDAFESQLGRPLLKKDDRMLYAAKYLWYADMSACRDLGRSMTGSTYAALPMGPQLNNYRDLVDEIFKADLTDVPPLSQTEAAIIALVAKTFPTNKQVFDASHREALWQGCPTGALIPYSRAAELIEMPHLKDLP; encoded by the coding sequence ATGAAAGAGATCTGCCCCAGCTGTGAGGGGCGAGTAGCGCAGGTCAACGTTGAAAAACAAACCCAAGTCAAAGGGGTGGATGTCACTTACACCGCCAGACTGCACCAGTGTTGCGATTGTGGGTTGGAGCTGGCTGATACTGAAGAAACCGCGACCATGCAGGAACGGCTGGCCGATGCTTACCGGCATGCCGTTGGCCTGCTCAGCAGTGAAGAAATTCGTCAGCTGCGCCAGAAACAGGGTTTTTCGCAACAGGCCCTGGCTGAGGCGCTGGAGGTTGGTGTTGCCAGCATCAAACGCTGGGAAACCGGAGTGGTTCAAAGCAAGTCGATGGATAACCTGCTGCGCACTCTGCTGCAAGACCATCCGTGCAACGAACACACCGGTAACCGCGATTTTTCCATCCCGCGCATCCGTCTGGTTCTCGATGCTTTTGAATCGCAGTTAGGGCGTCCATTATTGAAAAAAGATGATCGTATGCTCTATGCGGCCAAATACCTCTGGTATGCCGACATGAGCGCCTGTCGCGATCTTGGCCGAAGCATGACCGGGTCCACCTATGCGGCTCTGCCGATGGGACCTCAGCTTAACAACTATCGCGATCTGGTCGATGAGATATTCAAGGCTGATTTAACCGATGTCCCCCCGCTCAGTCAAACAGAAGCAGCCATTATCGCACTGGTTGCCAAAACCTTTCCGACCAATAAACAGGTGTTCGATGCTTCACACCGCGAAGCACTCTGGCAGGGCTGCCCGACCGGGGCGCTGATTCCCTATTCCCGTGCCGCTGAACTGATCGAAATGCCTCACCTCAAGGATCTCCCATGA